The following are encoded together in the Populus trichocarpa isolate Nisqually-1 chromosome 5, P.trichocarpa_v4.1, whole genome shotgun sequence genome:
- the LOC7464665 gene encoding reticulon-like protein B8 isoform X1 codes for MMLLLIAIMPEKITAEKLINNLVETFAETVPKKKSVSFFEEENKSVTSRLNRLFGRQKPIHHLLGGGKSADVLLWRNKKISAGVLIGATAIWVLFELLNYNFLSLVCYAVVLGMLAQFVWTNASGLINRAPSQVPRLVLPKDIFVSIGRSIGSEVNRDLQFLQDVSCGGNLKKFLVVVASLLVAAIIGSWCNFLTVIYIGFVAAHTLPVLYERYDDEVDDFVHMALDQLQYNYRKLDAGFLSKIPKGKFKGKKHE; via the exons ATGATGCTCTTACTT ATTGCAATCATGCCTGAGAAAATAACAGCGGAAAAACTTATCAACAATCTAGTAGAAACTTTTGCTGAAACTGTTCCAAAGAAGAAATCTGTGTCATTTTTTgaggaagaaaacaaatctgTCACTTCTCGTCTCAATCGTCTATTTGGGCGACAGAAGCCTATCCACCATCTTTTGGGAGGTGGAAAAT CTGCCGATGTTCTCTTATGGAGGAACAAGAAGATCTCAGCTGGTGTTTTAATTGGGGCAACAGCCATCTGGGTGCTCTTTGAATTGCTTAATTACAATTTCTTGTCTCTTGTATGCTATGCTGTGGTTCTCGGTATGCTTGCTCAATTTGTTTGGACAAATGCTTCAGGCCTAATCAACAG GGCTCCATCTCAGGTCCCCCGCCTTGTACTACCTAAAGATATATTTGTCAGCATCGGCAGATCAATTGGTTCTGAGGTTAACCGTGATTTGCAGTTTCTTCAGGATGTGTCATGTGGAGGAAACTTGAAAAAGTTTCTTGTG GTTGTAGCAAGCTTGTTGGTTGCTGCAATTATTGGGAGCTGGTGCAACTTTCTAACTGTTATATATATTG GTTTTGTCGCTGCCCATACATTGCCAGTCCTGTATGAGAGATATGATGATGAAGTTGACGACTTTGTGCACATGGCATTGGATCAGCTCCAATATAACTACCGTAAGCTTGATGCCGGATTCCTCAGTAAGATCCCCAAAGGAAAATTCAAGGGAAAGAAGCACGAATAG
- the LOC7464665 gene encoding reticulon-like protein B8 isoform X2 encodes MPEKITAEKLINNLVETFAETVPKKKSVSFFEEENKSVTSRLNRLFGRQKPIHHLLGGGKSADVLLWRNKKISAGVLIGATAIWVLFELLNYNFLSLVCYAVVLGMLAQFVWTNASGLINRAPSQVPRLVLPKDIFVSIGRSIGSEVNRDLQFLQDVSCGGNLKKFLVVVASLLVAAIIGSWCNFLTVIYIGFVAAHTLPVLYERYDDEVDDFVHMALDQLQYNYRKLDAGFLSKIPKGKFKGKKHE; translated from the exons ATGCCTGAGAAAATAACAGCGGAAAAACTTATCAACAATCTAGTAGAAACTTTTGCTGAAACTGTTCCAAAGAAGAAATCTGTGTCATTTTTTgaggaagaaaacaaatctgTCACTTCTCGTCTCAATCGTCTATTTGGGCGACAGAAGCCTATCCACCATCTTTTGGGAGGTGGAAAAT CTGCCGATGTTCTCTTATGGAGGAACAAGAAGATCTCAGCTGGTGTTTTAATTGGGGCAACAGCCATCTGGGTGCTCTTTGAATTGCTTAATTACAATTTCTTGTCTCTTGTATGCTATGCTGTGGTTCTCGGTATGCTTGCTCAATTTGTTTGGACAAATGCTTCAGGCCTAATCAACAG GGCTCCATCTCAGGTCCCCCGCCTTGTACTACCTAAAGATATATTTGTCAGCATCGGCAGATCAATTGGTTCTGAGGTTAACCGTGATTTGCAGTTTCTTCAGGATGTGTCATGTGGAGGAAACTTGAAAAAGTTTCTTGTG GTTGTAGCAAGCTTGTTGGTTGCTGCAATTATTGGGAGCTGGTGCAACTTTCTAACTGTTATATATATTG GTTTTGTCGCTGCCCATACATTGCCAGTCCTGTATGAGAGATATGATGATGAAGTTGACGACTTTGTGCACATGGCATTGGATCAGCTCCAATATAACTACCGTAAGCTTGATGCCGGATTCCTCAGTAAGATCCCCAAAGGAAAATTCAAGGGAAAGAAGCACGAATAG